DNA sequence from the Cohnella herbarum genome:
CGAAAATGAGGCGTTCGTAAGCTTCGGGAGTATTCAAGCCGACTTGGCAGCTTTGGCAAAATTCCATGGCGACAGGCTGAACGGTCATGTCATTGCCAGGCTTCTTGGCATTGAACTTAATATAGATCCCTTCCATCGGGTTCACGCGAATGACGAGAAGGTTCGGTTGTAGGTTTTGGTTCTTGGCGAACAGAACGTTATTCGGCACGTTCTTGAACTCGATGACGATTTCCGTTGATTTGACGGGGAGGCGTTTGCCCGTACGTACATAGAACGGTACCCCGGCCCATCGAAAATTATCGACAAGCAGACGAGCCGAGAAGAACGTCTCCGTAACGGATTCCGGATCGACGGAGTCTTCCTGGCGGTAACCCTTAAGCTCTTTGCCCCTGGAAGTACCTTCTGAATACTGGCCTCTTACGATATTCTCGCGAATTTCTTCGCCGGAAGCCAAATGACGAATCGAACGGAGAACCTTAACCTTCTCATCCCGGATATCTTCCGGATCCAGTCGGCTCGGCGGTTCCATTGCGATCATCGTCAGCATTTGCAGCATATGGTTTTGCACCATGTCGCGCAATGCCCCTGACTTGTTATAATAAGCGCCCCGTTCCTCTACGCCTACGGTTTCGGCGAGCGTGATTTGAACGTTGGCGATATGGTTATTGTTCCATAGAGGCTCGAAGAAAGCATTCGATAACCGTATGACCTCGATATTCTGAACCATTTCCTTACCGAGATAATGATCGATTCGGAATACTTCATCTTCGCGAAACACTTGGCGAATTTCTTCGTTCAAGCGCTCGGCGGAAGGATAATCGTATCCGAAAGGTTTCTCGATGACGAGTCGATGCCAGCCCGTGCTCTCGAGCATGCCTCCGTCGCGCAAATTGCGGGATACGTTACCGAACAATTCGGGTGCAAGCGCCA
Encoded proteins:
- the zwf gene encoding glucose-6-phosphate dehydrogenase; this encodes MSDNKHESISAHEAVYFIFGATGDLARRKLFPALYSLFREGKLGERFAIVGLARRPRNNAQFRDDVYESIKEFCRYKPSEKAVFDAFAEHFTYQSLDTGNVDAFKQLKSHTEELEAHYHIPGNRLFYLALAPELFGNVSRNLRDGGMLESTGWHRLVIEKPFGYDYPSAERLNEEIRQVFREDEVFRIDHYLGKEMVQNIEVIRLSNAFFEPLWNNNHIANVQITLAETVGVEERGAYYNKSGALRDMVQNHMLQMLTMIAMEPPSRLDPEDIRDEKVKVLRSIRHLASGEEIRENIVRGQYSEGTSRGKELKGYRQEDSVDPESVTETFFSARLLVDNFRWAGVPFYVRTGKRLPVKSTEIVIEFKNVPNNVLFAKNQNLQPNLLVIRVNPMEGIYIKFNAKKPGNDMTVQPVAMEFCQSCQVGLNTPEAYERLIFDAARGDHTYFTRWDELAVAWKLIDPIAAAWREDSGDLQLYPAGSWGPKKAEELLTNDGFHWWPVNGQDEDNVIWVSNTSK